One part of the Prinia subflava isolate CZ2003 ecotype Zambia chromosome W unlocalized genomic scaffold, Cam_Psub_1.2 scaffold_33_NEW, whole genome shotgun sequence genome encodes these proteins:
- the LOC134565109 gene encoding uncharacterized protein LOC134565109 isoform X2 — MPFGALKSMVQFSKGIPENTPLGCLLKRWKSERFFQEMNKDKMIEYCNHWWPEYEREGPVWPENGTVDYDTLNSLMQYLKENEKWDEVQYLDLFYLLRSKKEWQTECGIMVLEMKESGCGGCKGRSKCVQCLALTSRPEEDLSLMVSPGAPSAPPSLAASASPASSASPAASASSAVSPPPAVSPLPSVSPYSSLYPALPESSVDEEEEEEEEEEVANITVMPGNAKRVVVRPPTPSPVSPQNRRNTPLAARTRQGRKNHGEPQLIAPLREAMGPQGGKVLVKVPFSPGDLVIWKQSAGSYRENPERVARVVKMIIKTQNPDWNDMQVLLDTLMDSTEREMVLRAMKEHAREMIRLYPGGRTLGDLVPSDDPGWDPNRDEGKESIREYQELLVEGIRTGMPKTLNWSKLYSVRQDKNESPSAFLERLKETARRFTDLEIDSEAGKLQLALIFLGQTQEDIRKKLQKLEGQDTRDLDKMLEVAWKVYNNREKEASKKQQASLLAVLQQTNAGRGRGRGNFGRGRGQGRAGFQNMGTSGRGMVSPGLQRGGLASNQCAFCRQIGHWKNECPVKAGLGGVSGNSGGYPMNPEGVAQALVLSNYQNQS, encoded by the coding sequence ATGCCATTTGGAGCTCTTAAGTCTATGGTTCAGTTCTCTAAGGGTATACCTGAAAATACTCCGTTAGGATGTTTATTGAAAAGGTGGAAGAGTGAAAGGTTTTTCCAAGAGATGAATAAAGACAAaatgattgaatattgtaatcaTTGGTGGCCGGAATATGAGCGAGAGGGGCCGGTATGGCCAGAAAATGGTACTGTGGATTATGATACCCTGAATTCACTAATGcagtatttaaaggaaaatgaaaaatgggatGAAGTACAGTATTTGGACTTGTTTTACTTACTGCGCAGTAAAAAGGAGTGGCAGACTGAATGTGGAATAATGGTACTGGAGATGAAAGAATCTGGGTGCGGGGGCTGTAAAGGGAGATCTAAATGTGTTCAGTGCTTAGCCTTGACCTCTCGACCAGAGGAAGATTTGTCTTTAATGGTGTCACCCGGAGCGCCGTCCGCCCCACCCTCCCTTGCTGCCTCAGCATCCCCTGCCTCCTCGGCATCCCCTGCTGCCTCAGCGTCCTCTGCTgtctcacctcctcctgctgtctcccctctcccctctgttTCACCCTATTCCTCCCTGTATCCCGCGTTACCGGAGAGCAGTGTagatgaggaagaagaggaagaggaggaagaggaggtggcAAATATAACAGTAATGCCAGGGAATGCTAAGAGGGTTGTTGTGCGTCCTCCAACCCCTTCCCCTGTTTCTCCCCAAAATCGGCGAAACACTCCGCTCGCAGCACGAACTAGGCAGGGACGAAAGAATCATGGGGAACCCCAGCTTATTGCCCCCTTAAGGGAAGCTATGGGACCTCAAGGAGGGAAGGTGCTTGTGAAAGTGCCTTTCTCCCCAGGAGACCTGGTAATTTGGAAACAGTCAGCAGGGAGTTACCGTGAGAATCCTGAGAGAGTGGCGCGGGTGGTTAAAATGattattaaaacacagaatcCAGATTGGAACGATATGCAAGTTTTGTTAGACACTTTAATGGACTCCACTGAGAGGGAGATGGTGCTGCGGGCAATGAAAGAGCATGCTCGGGAAATGATCAGGCTGTATCCAGGCGGAAGGACTTTGGGAGACTTGGTGCCTAGTGATGATCCAGGGTGGGATCCGAATAGGGATGAGGGAAAGGAATCTATCAGGGAATATCAGGAGTTGTTAGTGGAGGGAATTAGGACTGGAATGCCCAAAACACTAAACTGGTCAAAATTGTATTCAGTGAGACAAGATAAGAATGAATCACCCTCGGCATTTTTAGAACGACTTAAAGAAACAGCCAGGCGATTCACAGATTTGGAAATTGACAGTGAAGCAGGAAAATTGCAGCTTGCCTTAATCTTTTTAGGTCAGACCCAGGAAGATATTCGtaagaaactgcagaaattagaggGACAGGATACTCGTGATTTGGATAAAATGCTAGAAGTAGCTTGGAAGGTTTACAATaatagagaaaaagaagctaGTAAAAAGCAACAAGCGAGTCtgttggctgtgctgcagcaaacgAATGCTGGTAGAGGGAGGGGTAGAGGTAACTTCGGACGGGGCcgagggcaaggaagggcaggaTTTCAAAACATGGGAACAAGTGGAAGAGGGATGGTTTCCCCAGGACTCCAACGAGGGGGGCTTGCCTCTAATCAATGTGCTTTCTGCCGACAAATAGGACATTGGAAAAATGAGTGTCCTGTgaaagctgggctgggaggggtaTCTGGTAATTCAGGGGGTTATCCGATGAATCCAGAAGGGGTTGCCCAGGCATTGGTGTTGAGCAACTATCAGAACCAGAGCTGA
- the LOC134565109 gene encoding uncharacterized protein LOC134565109 isoform X1, which produces MGRPASSDPDNLHGSKGRRNRLMDPLHSGQEGPGAMGGTVSLSHADDFPQKVAFLIILLLVLTKPIRVNGSDFIVVAVTEPVVGVMEGMDVNLTCLITNNQKTEALNVRAIWKKGADYPEANATTVWDKDAQKGNTTLQLKRVSQKDMERYMCIVKSRKSFDYKQITLRIVPWKLWKDAPSQESVEIDPPWAGQDMWEGLPLKISCPFMLKQGCNQTVQVKWWKENKPKSWDKIDRGISWWEKSGKGIGWLNISNPQIGLTEGKYLCLVICGIEADYGIRIVEAGQGTRPPHIVPPTGKKRREVAVHQSHERENLIIGLIRDFGMVQNVSRITACLPLPQAAGEPIPWGIIPIPLPHEIAENISTVCHIERKEKEIVTVKKNVWNAALYATEDIEVRTKQPYQEVKCENVSQQQVIWDNWKTVWGPSLLEHYSYIGAVSWCIQWTGSKNKTLLEVYKMETSTREIKEARENWNCTNVITCDTPENQINLAPLRVLLKWGCECRRFNHTVLDKVNSLWSNGIRRAVSCKDTTIKSPGNLVWVMGHGQWTTHIPIDGPVTQITLGIPTLCPLWKQSRLKSTRKKREVDAFTELENEWHKPDGGVKFGWALESLFAPIATYRNREMLYKLLGQTERLAAATKMDSRI; this is translated from the coding sequence ATGGGACGGCCCGCATCAAGTGATCCTGACAACCTACACGGCAGTAAAGGTCGAAGGAATCGACTCATGGATCCATTACACTCGGGTCAAGAAGGTCCCGGTGCAATGGGGGGCACAGTTAGTCTCTCCCACGCGGATGATTTTCCACAAAAAGtagcatttttaattatattgttACTGGTGTTGACGAAACCCATCCGTGTTAATGGTTCTGATTTTATTGTAGTTGCAGTTACCGAACCAGTGGTCGGTGTCATGGAAGGAATGGATGTGAACCTGACCTGTTTAATAACAAATAACCAGAAAACTGAAGCCCTGAATGTGCGAGCAATCTGGAAGAAAGGTGCTGATTATCCGGAAGCAAATGCTACTACAGTTTGGGATAAGGATGCACAAAAAGGAAACACCACATTACAGCTGAAGCGAGTCAGTCAAAAGGATATGGAAAGGTACATGTGTATTGTAAAATCCCGGAAAAGCTTTGATTATAAACAAATTACATTGAGAATAGTGCCCTGGAAGTTGTGGAAAGATGCTCCATCCCAGGAATCTGTAGAGATAGATCCCCCTTGGGCTGGACAAGATATGTGGGAAGGACTTCCCTTGAAAATAAGTTGCCCATTCATGTTGAAACAGGGATGTAATCAGACTGTGCAGGTCAAATggtggaaagaaaacaagccaaAGTCATGGGATAAGATAGACCGAGGAATTAGCTGGTGGGAGAAATCTGGAAAAGGTATAGGATGGTTGAACATTAGTAACCCTCAAATTGGTCTTACTGAAGGAAAATACTTGTGTTTAGTGATATGTGGAATTGAGGCCGATTATGGAATAAGAATTGTAGAAGCTGGACAAGGAACCAGACCCCCTCACATAGTACCCCCAACAGGAAAGAAGCGTAGAGAAGTAGCTGTACATCAAAGTCATGAACGGGAAAATCTGATAATAGGGCTGATTAGAGATTTTGGGATGGTGCAAAACGTATCCCGAATCACAGCATGCCTGCCACTTCCACAAGCAGCAGGAGAACCAATTCCATGGGGAATAATTCCCATTCCACTACCACATGAGATAGCAGAAAATATATCTACTGTATGTcacattgaaagaaaagaaaaagaaatagtgaCTGTCAAAAAGAATGTCTGGAACGCAGCCTTGTATGCTACCGAAGATATAGAAGTTAGAACAAAGCAACCTTACCAGGAAGTTAAGTGTGAAAATGTAAGCCAGCAACAAGTTATTTGGGATAATTGGAAGACTGTATGGGGTCCGAGCTTGCTAGAACACTATAGCTATATTGGAGCAGTGAGTTGGTGTATACAATGGAcaggaagtaaaaataaaaccctatTAGAAGTCTACAAGATGGAAACATCTacaagagaaattaaagaagcTAGAGAAAATTGGAATTGCACTAATGTCATTACATGTGATACCCCTGAAAATCAGATCAATCTAGCTCCTCTTAGAGTACTACTTAAGTGGGGATGTGAATGCAGGAGATTCAATCATACAGTACTGGACAAAGTAAACTCACTCTGGAGTAATGGAATTAGGAGAGCTGTAAGCTGTAAGGACACTACAATCAAAAGTCCAGGAAACTTAGTTTGGGTAATGGGACATGGACAATGGACTACACATATTCCTATAGATGGGCCTGTGACACAAATTACTCTAGGAATCCCTACTCTTTGTCCCCTATGGAAACAATCAAGATTAAAATCCACCCggaagaaaagagaagtagATGCATTCACTGAGTTAGAAAATGAATGGCACAAACCTGATGGCGGAGTTAAATTTGGGTGGGCTTTAGAATCACTATTTGCACCTATAGCCACCTATAGGAATAGAGAAATGCTGTACAAATTGCTAGGGCAGACTGAAAGATTAGCAGCAGCCACTAAAATGGATTCAAGGATATAA